A stretch of DNA from Halobacillus litoralis:
GTCGTTATCCAGAAGCCCGACGAGTTCACTTGTAGAGGCGAACGTGTCAATCATCGGACGAATGAACATATCATTCGCCCGTTTGCTCACTCCGCAAACAGCAAATTTCCTCATGGTTTCAACTCCATTTTTATGAAAATTTATTTTACAACTCAGGGATTAGGTGCTGCATTTCGATACTACAGAGGACAAAGGATCCAACCCCGTGAAGATCGTTCGCTGTTTTCGGTCGATTAATGTAGTGCTCATAGTCTCCAACACCTGTCCCGATACAAATTTCCGGCATGACGAACTGTCCTTCCTCGTTGAATTCCATTCTTTCCAAAAGACCCCGATAGCCTTTAATTGCTTTTTCTTTAAAGCTCTCATCTAAATGCCCGTTTCGAATCGCTCGGGCAATGGTATAAATAAACAAAGCAGAGCAAGAAGTTTCAATCCAGTTATCACTTCGTTCAGGTTTATCAACCACTTGGTACCAAAGACCGTTCTCTTCATCCTGATACTGAACAAGGCTTTCTGCAAGATTTTTAAGGGCTGTCTCAAGCTCAACTCTCGATTCATGGGTTGCTGGTAAAAAGTCTAATATTTCGTTATATGTGATGCCATACCAACCTATGGCTCTTCCCCAGAATTCAGGAGATTTCCCTGTTTCAGAATCTGCCCAGGATTGGACTTTACTTTCATCCCAAGCGTGATGATATAGTCCGGTTTCATGATCCAGCGTATGCTTTCTCATCAACCGCTCCTGCTCAAGCACCATATCCAGAAGCTCAGGCTCGTTATATGCCTTCGCATAGTTCATTGCGAAGACGCCTCCCATATACAATCCATCCAGCCACATTTGGTAAGGATAGTGGTCTTTATGCCAAAAACCACCATCAGATGTGCGGTTCAATGTCGGGAACATGCTGCGTAATTTCTTGGCAGCAACTCTGTATCTTGTGTCTTTTTCTTTATATCTTTCATCCAGTTCAAATAGTAAAAGTCCTGCTTGAATGGCATCCAACTCTTTACGGTTCCAGAGGAAGTTTCCTGTTTTATCGATATTGTGATCGACATACCCTTTAATATAATTCAGGTATTCATCCCCGCCGACGATTTCTTTCAGCTGTCGCATACTTTCAAGAAAAACACCCTGGTGGTAGTGCCATCTACCATCCGGAGGAAGCTCCGATGGGCCGAACGTCGCCATAAGAGAATCACATGCAGCTTTCCCCCACTCGAGGGGGGTTGTCAATT
This window harbors:
- a CDS encoding glycoside hydrolase family 88/105 protein — protein: MNKPLHVKKLTTPLEWGKAACDSLMATFGPSELPPDGRWHYHQGVFLESMRQLKEIVGGDEYLNYIKGYVDHNIDKTGNFLWNRKELDAIQAGLLLFELDERYKEKDTRYRVAAKKLRSMFPTLNRTSDGGFWHKDHYPYQMWLDGLYMGGVFAMNYAKAYNEPELLDMVLEQERLMRKHTLDHETGLYHHAWDESKVQSWADSETGKSPEFWGRAIGWYGITYNEILDFLPATHESRVELETALKNLAESLVQYQDEENGLWYQVVDKPERSDNWIETSCSALFIYTIARAIRNGHLDESFKEKAIKGYRGLLERMEFNEEGQFVMPEICIGTGVGDYEHYINRPKTANDLHGVGSFVLCSIEMQHLIPEL